The proteins below are encoded in one region of Colletotrichum lupini chromosome 5, complete sequence:
- a CDS encoding haloacid dehalogenase produces the protein MTSLKDFRVLTFDVYGTLIDWETGALTALQPLLDANNRTDFTRKHLLDTYHECEAAQQAQTPDLPYAQLLTTIHPQIAAKLGLASPPPSAEASKAFGDSVGSWPAFPDTVDALRRLGKYYKLVVLSNVDRDSFALSNAGPLAGVPFDLVVTAQDVGSYKPDQRNFTYMLREVKERFGVEKEQVLQTAQSQFHDHHPAKEAGVKSSWIVRPGAVMGNRDREVFDWKFDTLGEMADALEKELA, from the coding sequence ATGACCAGCCTCAAAGACTTCCGCGTCCTAACCTTTGACGTCTATGGCACATTAATCGACTGGGAAACAGGCGCCCTAACAGCTCTTCAACCCCTCCTGGACGCGAACAACCGCACCGACTTCACCCGCAAGCACCTCCTGGACACCTACCACGAATGCGAAGCCGCGCAACAGGCCCAAACCCCAGACCTCCCCTACGCCCAGCTCCTCACCACGATCCACCCCCAAATCGCTGCCAAGCTCGGCCTCGCATCCCCGCCGCCGTCCGCCGAAGCCTCAAAGGCCTTTGGCGACTCCGTCGGCTCCTGGCCCGCGTTCCCGGACACGGTCGACGCCCTCCGCCGGCTGGGCAAGTACTACAAGCTCGTCGTCCTCTCCAACGTCGACCGGGACTCGTTTGCGCTCAGCAACGCGGGGCCGCTGGCGGGCGTGCCGTTCGATCTTGTTGTCACGGCGCAGGATGTCGGTTCGTATAAGCCCGACCAGCGCAACTTTACGTACATGCTGCGGGAGGTGAAGGAGAGGTTCGGGGTTGAGAAGGAGCAGGTGCTGCAGACGGCGCAGAGTCAGTTCCATGATCACCATCCGGCCAAGGAGGCCGGTGTCAAGTCGTCTTGGATTGTGAGGCCTGGGGCGGTGATGGGGAATAGGGATCGCGAGGTGTTTGATTGGAAGTTTGATACGTTGGGGGAGATGGCTGATGCGCTTGAGAAGGAATTGGCTTGA
- a CDS encoding Snf7 family protein — protein MSGVWGWFGGGGGAKKKNDAKDAILGLRVQLDMLQKREKHLQTLMDEQDTIARKNVNTNKNAAKAALRRKKGHEHSLEQTISQITTLESQINAIESANINRETLLAMEKAGQAMKGIHGKLTVDKVDQTMEDLREQNALSEEIVNAITTGQTDNIIDEDLEDELDQMQQEALDEQMVGTGTVPVSDRVHQMPAAANGPIKGKAQAVEEDDEEAELRKLQAEMAM, from the exons ATGTCTGGCGTCTGGGGCTGGtttggcggtggtggtggcgccaagaagaagaacgaTGCCAAAGATGCAATCCTCGGCCTTAGGGTCCAGCTTGATATGCTGCAAAAGAGAGAGAAGCATCTTCAAACGTTGATGGACGAACAAGATACTATTGCGAGGAAGAACGTCAACACAAACAAGAACG CCGCAAAGGCTGCCTTGCGTCGCAAGAAGGGCCACGAACACAGCCTCGAACAGACTATTTCGCAAATCACGACACTCGAGTCCCAAATCAACGCTATCGAGTCGGCGAATATCAACCGCGAGACGCTGTTGGCGATGGAGAAGGCTGGCCAGGCCATGAAGGGTATTCACGGCAAGCTCACCGTGGACAAGGTGGACCAAACAAT GGAGGATCTCCGCGAACAAAATGCGCTTAGCGAGGAAATTGTCAACGCTATCACAACGGGCCAGACCGATAACATTATCGACGAGGACCTGGAGGATGAGCTGGATCAAATGCAGCAGGAGGCTTTGGACGAGCAAATGGTGGGCACTGGCACTGTGCCTGTGTCAGACCGCGTTCACCAGATGCCTGCCGCCGCGAACGGACCAA TCAAAGGCAAGGCGCAAGCTGTCGAAGAGGACGACGAAGAGGCCGAGCTCCGCAAGCTGCAGGCGGAGATGGCCATGTAA